A genome region from Gouania willdenowi chromosome 9, fGouWil2.1, whole genome shotgun sequence includes the following:
- the LOC114469219 gene encoding heparan sulfate glucosamine 3-O-sulfotransferase 1-like, whose protein sequence is MLWTVLFALLLILVLQTQMFVCLKELRTRHSTLSLSSSSSRSSSSSSSYNKTQQRLPGAIIIGVRKGGTRALLEMLNLHPDVEVAKAEVHYFNVEEHYRRGLDWYRSQMPLTSSGQLTLEKTPGYFASPQVPERVWNMNPAVRLLLIVRDPAVRLISDYTQVLHNRLTRHKPYQPLEELLLHNGQIDPGYKALQRSLYYHHLTQWLDVFPKKQIHVVDGDALIRDPFPELRKAERFLKLSPRINPDNFYYNTTKGFYCLLSDGHDKCLDESKGRPHAPLSAQALRKLCRYFEKPNKMFFEMIGRSFSWC, encoded by the exons ATGCTGTGGACGGTGCTGTTTGCCCTGCTGTTGATCCTGGTTCTTCAGACCCAGATGTTTGTGTGCTTGAAGGAATTACGCACCAGACATTCCACCTTGtccctttcctcttcctcctcacgctcttcctcttcatcctcctcttaTAATAAAACTCAGCAGCGACTGCCAGGAGCCATCATCATAGGAGTGAGGAAAGGTGGAACCAGAGCTTTGCTGGAGATGCTCAACCTACATCCAGATGTGGAAGTGGCCAAAGCTGAG GTTCACTACTTCAACGTGGAGGAACACTACCGCCGTGGTCTGGACTGGTACCGATCCCAGATGCCTTTGACTTCCTCTGGTCAGCTGACCCTTGAGAAGACCCCAGGATACTTTGCATCACCTCAGGTTCCTGAACGTGTGTGGAACATGAATCCAGCTGTGCGTTTGTTACTCATAGTCCGGGACCCCGCCGTGAGGCTCATATCCGACTACACCCAGGTTCTCCACAATCGCCTGACCCGACACAAGCCCTACCAGCCCCTAGAGGAGCTCCTTCTCCACAACGGCCAGATCGACCCAGGCTACAAAGCCCTGCAGAGAAGCCTGTACTACCACCATCTTACTCAGTGGCTCGACGTCTTCCCTAAGAAGCAGATCCACGTCGTAGATGGTGATGCCCTCATTCGGGACCCGTTTCCTGAGCTGAGAAAGGCCGAGAGGTTTTTGAAGCTCTCGCCTAGAATCAACCCCGACAACTTTTACTACAACACCACCAAAGGCTTCTACTGCCTGCTGTCTGACGGACATGACAAGTGTTTAGATGAGTCTAAAGGAAGGCCACATGCACCACTCAGTGCACAAGCGCTCAGGAAACTTTGTCGGTACTTTGAGAAGCCGAACAAGATGTTCTTTGAAATGATCGGGCGGTCCTTCTCCTGGTGCTGA